The proteins below are encoded in one region of Sulfolobus islandicus Y.N.15.51:
- a CDS encoding glycoside hydrolase family 3 N-terminal domain-containing protein, whose translation MNSIRSLLNQMNLEEKIAQLQAIPIDALIEEKEFSEEKAKKYLKLGIGQITRVAGSRLGLKPKEVAKLVNKIQKFLVENTKMKIPAIIHEECLSGLMGYSSTAFPQAIGLASTWNPELVMDIASVIRSQGRLVGVNQCLSPVLDVCKDPRWGRCEETYGEDPYLVASMGLAYITGLQGDNQLVATAKHFAAHGFPEGGRNIAQVHVGNRELRETFLFPFEVAVKIGKVMSIMPAYHEIDGIPCHGNPQLLTNILRQEWGFDGIVVSDYDGIRQLETIHRVASNKMEAAILALESGVDIEFPTIDCYGEPLVNALKEGLVPESLIDRAVERVLRIKDRLGLLDNPFVNENSVPEKLDDHKSRELALKTARESIVLLKNENNILPLSKNVNKIAVIGPNANDPRNMLGDYTYTGHLNIDSGIEIVTVLQGIVKKVGESKVLYAKGCDIASESKEGFAEAIEIARQADVIIAIMGEKSGLPLSWMDIPSEEEFKKYQAVTGEGNDRSSLRLPGVQEELLKELYKTGKPIILVLINGRPLVLSSIINYVKAVIEAWFPGEEGGNAIADVIFGDYNPGGRLPITFPMDTGQIPLYYNRKPSSFRPYVMLRSSPLFTFGYGLSYTQFEYSNLEVTPKEIGPNSNIAISIDVKNVGKMEGDDVVQLYVSKTFSSVARPVKELKGFAKIHLKPGEKRRVKFILPTEALAFYDSFMRLVVEKGEYQLLIGNSSENIILRDIFRIKETKPIVERRIFLSNVQIE comes from the coding sequence GTGAACTCTATAAGGAGTCTTCTAAATCAGATGAACTTGGAGGAAAAAATAGCTCAACTTCAAGCTATACCAATAGACGCTCTTATAGAGGAAAAGGAGTTCTCTGAGGAAAAAGCAAAAAAATATCTAAAATTAGGAATAGGGCAGATCACTAGAGTAGCTGGTAGCAGATTAGGACTAAAACCGAAAGAAGTCGCAAAACTAGTTAATAAAATTCAAAAATTTCTAGTAGAAAATACCAAGATGAAGATTCCAGCAATAATACACGAAGAATGTCTATCTGGTTTAATGGGATACTCTTCTACAGCATTTCCTCAAGCGATTGGGTTGGCTAGTACCTGGAATCCTGAATTAGTTATGGATATAGCATCAGTCATAAGATCTCAAGGAAGACTAGTTGGAGTTAACCAATGTCTTTCTCCCGTGTTAGACGTTTGTAAAGACCCAAGATGGGGAAGATGCGAAGAGACTTATGGGGAAGACCCATACTTAGTAGCTTCAATGGGATTAGCATATATTACCGGGTTACAAGGTGATAATCAATTGGTAGCGACTGCAAAGCATTTCGCAGCTCATGGTTTCCCAGAGGGTGGAAGAAATATTGCACAAGTGCATGTTGGAAATAGAGAATTGAGGGAAACGTTCCTCTTTCCCTTTGAGGTTGCCGTAAAGATAGGAAAAGTAATGTCGATTATGCCTGCATATCATGAGATTGATGGAATACCATGCCATGGCAATCCCCAATTATTAACTAATATTTTAAGACAAGAATGGGGATTTGATGGAATAGTAGTATCTGATTACGATGGTATTAGACAATTAGAGACAATACACAGGGTTGCATCAAATAAGATGGAGGCCGCTATTTTGGCTCTGGAATCTGGCGTGGATATAGAGTTTCCTACTATAGATTGCTATGGTGAACCATTAGTTAATGCTCTAAAGGAGGGTTTGGTCCCAGAGTCTCTAATAGATAGGGCCGTGGAGAGAGTTTTACGAATTAAAGATAGACTTGGACTTTTAGACAATCCATTTGTTAATGAAAATTCGGTTCCAGAAAAGTTAGATGATCACAAATCGAGAGAATTAGCGTTAAAGACAGCTAGAGAGTCAATAGTTCTCCTTAAAAATGAAAATAACATACTACCTCTAAGCAAGAATGTTAATAAAATTGCAGTAATAGGACCAAATGCTAATGATCCAAGAAATATGTTAGGAGATTATACTTATACTGGACATCTAAATATAGATAGCGGGATAGAGATCGTAACAGTGCTTCAAGGAATAGTTAAGAAGGTTGGGGAAAGTAAAGTGCTTTACGCAAAGGGGTGCGATATTGCAAGCGAATCAAAAGAAGGATTTGCCGAGGCAATAGAGATAGCAAGGCAAGCCGACGTAATAATAGCAATCATGGGTGAGAAATCAGGATTGCCGCTATCATGGATGGATATTCCTTCAGAAGAAGAGTTTAAGAAATATCAAGCAGTCACTGGAGAAGGTAATGATAGGAGTAGTCTAAGATTACCTGGAGTTCAAGAGGAATTACTCAAAGAACTATACAAGACTGGAAAACCAATAATCTTAGTTTTAATTAATGGTAGGCCCTTAGTTCTTTCATCGATAATTAATTACGTTAAAGCAGTAATTGAAGCATGGTTTCCAGGAGAAGAAGGAGGAAATGCCATAGCTGATGTAATATTTGGAGACTACAATCCAGGTGGACGCTTGCCTATAACGTTCCCAATGGATACTGGGCAAATACCATTATATTATAATAGGAAACCATCTTCCTTTAGACCATACGTTATGCTCCGTTCATCTCCATTATTTACATTTGGATATGGATTAAGTTACACTCAATTTGAATATTCTAACCTTGAAGTAACGCCAAAAGAGATAGGACCTAACAGTAATATTGCCATTTCAATAGATGTTAAAAATGTGGGGAAAATGGAAGGTGATGATGTAGTTCAACTATATGTTTCAAAAACCTTTTCTAGTGTTGCTAGACCAGTTAAGGAATTAAAAGGATTTGCTAAGATTCATCTTAAACCCGGTGAAAAGAGAAGAGTGAAATTCATATTACCCACGGAGGCATTAGCGTTTTATGACAGCTTTATGCGACTAGTAGTAGAGAAAGGTGAATATCAGTTATTAATAGGAAATTCTTCTGAAAACATAATTCTTAGGGATATATTTAGAATAAAAGAAACAAAACCTATTGTAGAAAGAAGAATATTTCTATCGAATGTACAAATTGAATAA
- a CDS encoding IS5 family transposase, with protein MGKSKYKRDWSKYDENVITRYELMFPFYVFQHWWELLAEENRNAKKTYKAPKEFNDFLAFLHLFLPYRAIEGVLRALERLKIIPTSLDYSTIWERVRNMNIKFPEANDQLEVIADATGISTNKGGQYIIAKWGKTKDSKFLKIEIVMDKDQFNVINAEVTSNEVQTAVKTVKDLQDKGKKVKKFYGDKAYDANEVYKTGVEVVVPPRENASTRRGHPARRKAVREFKRLGYNRWREERGYGVRWRIESLFSAVKRTFGESVRATSFLGQVVEAKLKFWAYAWMVHLANSLVGRAPGIRV; from the coding sequence ATGGGAAAGAGTAAGTACAAGAGGGATTGGAGCAAGTACGACGAGAACGTTATAACTAGATACGAGCTAATGTTCCCCTTCTACGTCTTCCAACACTGGTGGGAATTACTAGCAGAAGAGAATAGGAATGCCAAGAAAACCTACAAGGCGCCAAAGGAGTTCAACGACTTCCTAGCGTTCCTGCACTTGTTCCTACCTTATAGGGCCATAGAAGGAGTATTGAGAGCATTAGAAAGACTGAAAATCATCCCAACAAGCCTAGACTACTCAACAATATGGGAAAGAGTAAGAAACATGAACATAAAATTCCCAGAGGCAAATGACCAACTTGAAGTAATAGCAGACGCAACGGGAATAAGCACAAACAAGGGAGGACAATACATTATAGCAAAATGGGGAAAAACCAAGGACTCAAAATTCCTCAAGATCGAAATAGTAATGGATAAGGACCAATTCAACGTAATAAACGCTGAAGTAACCAGCAACGAGGTTCAGACTGCAGTTAAGACGGTTAAGGATTTACAAGATAAGGGAAAGAAGGTCAAGAAGTTTTATGGAGATAAAGCTTATGATGCTAATGAGGTTTACAAGACTGGGGTTGAGGTTGTTGTTCCACCTAGGGAGAACGCCTCCACTAGACGCGGTCATCCTGCTAGGAGAAAGGCTGTAAGGGAGTTCAAGAGGTTGGGTTATAATCGTTGGAGGGAGGAGAGGGGTTACGGTGTTAGGTGGAGGATTGAGTCCTTATTCTCTGCTGTGAAGCGTACTTTTGGGGAATCTGTTAGGGCTACAAGTTTTTTAGGACAAGTGGTTGAGGCTAAGCTCAAGTTCTGGGCTTATGCATGGATGGTCCACTTGGCTAATTCTTTAGTTGGTAGAGCTCCGGGTATTAGGGTGTGA
- a CDS encoding dihydrodipicolinate synthase family protein: MNGVFLTNVTPFTKTFELDLEGLKRIVEFAESVGYKYIVPLGTAGEFSSLTFEEKVRVIDQVRKALSKGEIIAGASSTSFLETAELCKKYKEIGVDKIMILPPYYLKGNEKGITDYFIKVSELCDLTIILYNNPSSAGIDLSPQLIKRLSDIIPSFKVLKEARYNVVEFKEVLRLVGDKIDIIDGLEERALLGLVLGAKGFTTSMGSFSSLPFMIYESYEKKRDIDTTIRLYDLLLEYRTFIKFPLTMSHLAKLGAWLRGLISSYVTRPPLPNLDDVISEDVKRKIIEKINQILNFEKNGIK, translated from the coding sequence ATGAATGGGGTTTTCCTAACTAACGTGACGCCTTTTACCAAAACATTTGAGCTAGACTTAGAAGGGCTAAAAAGGATTGTAGAATTCGCAGAGAGTGTTGGGTATAAGTATATTGTACCTCTAGGTACTGCTGGTGAGTTCTCCTCACTTACCTTCGAAGAAAAAGTTAGAGTTATTGATCAAGTAAGAAAGGCATTAAGTAAGGGGGAGATCATAGCTGGTGCATCATCTACTTCCTTTTTAGAAACTGCTGAACTTTGCAAAAAATATAAGGAGATAGGTGTCGACAAAATTATGATCTTACCTCCTTACTACTTAAAGGGTAACGAAAAGGGAATAACGGATTATTTCATCAAAGTCTCTGAATTGTGTGATTTAACCATAATATTATATAACAATCCATCATCAGCAGGTATAGATCTTTCCCCTCAACTAATAAAGAGATTAAGCGATATAATACCCAGTTTTAAGGTGCTTAAAGAGGCTAGATATAATGTTGTAGAATTTAAGGAAGTATTGAGACTTGTAGGGGATAAGATAGATATAATAGATGGTTTAGAAGAGAGAGCGTTATTGGGTCTAGTTTTAGGGGCTAAGGGATTTACTACCTCAATGGGCTCGTTTTCCTCATTGCCTTTTATGATTTATGAGAGTTACGAGAAAAAGAGGGATATAGATACTACCATAAGACTATATGATTTACTCTTAGAGTATAGGACATTTATAAAATTCCCCTTGACAATGTCCCATTTAGCTAAGCTAGGAGCTTGGTTACGTGGTTTAATCTCAAGCTATGTCACACGACCCCCACTACCGAATTTAGACGATGTGATAAGTGAAGATGTTAAGAGAAAGATTATAGAGAAAATAAATCAGATATTAAACTTTGAGAAAAATGGTATAAAGTAA
- a CDS encoding GH116 family glycosyl hydrolase, with translation MKYKYSYALDSGIPLGGIGTGSVEIRADGRLYSWTIFNNGGIAEKNEDRYKYFLTEFDSFFAYEDGKTIRILQAFDYYFGANPYTRPWIRPIREIEFIGEMPIAYLNYDNKIKLKAFSPFIPLDVKNSSLPVLIFKFNSEKNTRFFFGINNSFEKGQIEVKDDMIIFKGETSPDDPRYQGSLCVKVIGDEPFSVAYNQIFDFWDDYRSNTLAKKKGDNLAIISGKGSNVTFIITWFFPNFVLKDGKRVGHYYENFFNNCVEVMDYVMRNLNYLEEKTMQFHDLFYNAEGIESWITDLIGAQIATLVKSTWLTKDGFFGIWEGYFDASDHRKVGKYPYTDGPENTALNTIDVLLYALPGVMLLFPDLAKNIVKDLSNRALKEDTPEYVIFSLAFPENLMKYKEEIMKDPTISTDLKKLYGTIKRIVNETGKDPKGRMPHYIRYSLTVDTYERIDINPEFVLLYYLIAKYTGDRELLKSVYEVARNAIESIMRTQTMDGLPYLTLPSGIEWIRYVNSMLRANDAHKILGYHSLALSMQTLDDWSWLGFSPYVSFLWISALEALNEASKLLSNPQNYEVKELIEKVNKYLWNGEYYMDWYDPISNLRDDSSNASQITGDWYVQMLDLPEFLDYERRKSVFSSIMKYNYSGEEGVRNGSSNDDITPLGVKLSIQSKAPWSGVEYYLALHMFYSGFDEYAKKILRNVYERYEIAGNFWNHIEWGARYMRPLVALSMIYAIEGMKVNMLNNEVIIGKSKNLKWILLLPTAWGLLIVNNGKIRIKISHGEFKGKINGVVTTLKENEEIEI, from the coding sequence ATGAAATACAAATACTCCTACGCCTTAGATTCTGGAATTCCTCTAGGTGGGATAGGGACTGGATCTGTGGAAATAAGGGCAGATGGTAGATTATACTCGTGGACCATATTTAACAACGGGGGAATAGCAGAAAAAAATGAGGATAGGTACAAATATTTCTTAACAGAGTTCGACTCCTTCTTCGCGTATGAAGATGGAAAGACTATAAGAATTCTCCAAGCATTTGACTATTATTTTGGAGCAAATCCATATACAAGACCTTGGATAAGGCCAATAAGGGAAATTGAGTTTATAGGAGAAATGCCAATTGCTTACCTAAATTACGATAATAAAATAAAACTAAAGGCATTTTCACCATTTATACCCCTAGATGTGAAGAACTCTTCTCTACCGGTATTAATATTTAAATTTAATAGTGAGAAGAATACAAGATTCTTCTTCGGAATTAACAATTCTTTTGAAAAAGGTCAAATAGAAGTTAAAGACGATATGATAATATTTAAAGGGGAAACATCTCCAGATGATCCTAGATATCAAGGAAGCCTATGCGTTAAGGTAATTGGAGATGAACCTTTCTCTGTAGCTTATAATCAAATTTTCGACTTCTGGGACGATTATAGATCTAACACTCTAGCCAAGAAGAAGGGGGATAATCTAGCAATTATAAGTGGTAAAGGAAGCAACGTAACTTTCATAATTACTTGGTTCTTCCCTAATTTTGTACTTAAAGATGGTAAGAGAGTTGGGCACTATTACGAGAACTTTTTCAATAACTGTGTAGAAGTAATGGATTACGTAATGAGAAATCTAAATTACCTAGAGGAGAAGACTATGCAATTTCACGATTTATTTTATAATGCAGAAGGTATAGAATCGTGGATTACTGATTTAATTGGAGCACAGATTGCTACACTTGTGAAAAGTACTTGGCTAACTAAGGACGGATTCTTTGGAATATGGGAAGGATATTTCGATGCCTCAGATCATAGGAAAGTTGGGAAGTATCCCTATACAGATGGTCCGGAAAACACTGCATTAAATACCATAGACGTACTGCTATATGCACTACCGGGGGTAATGCTACTATTTCCAGATTTAGCAAAGAATATTGTAAAAGACCTTTCCAATAGAGCATTAAAGGAGGATACCCCAGAATACGTTATATTTTCATTAGCGTTCCCAGAGAATTTAATGAAGTATAAGGAAGAGATTATGAAAGATCCCACTATAAGTACCGATCTCAAAAAATTATATGGAACTATAAAGAGAATTGTCAATGAGACTGGTAAGGATCCTAAGGGCAGGATGCCTCATTATATTCGCTACTCATTAACAGTAGATACTTACGAGAGAATAGATATTAATCCAGAATTTGTATTACTCTATTATTTAATAGCAAAGTATACGGGTGATAGGGAGTTACTAAAGAGCGTTTACGAAGTAGCAAGAAACGCGATCGAGAGTATTATGAGGACACAGACCATGGATGGTTTACCATACCTTACTTTACCATCTGGAATAGAGTGGATAAGATATGTAAATAGCATGCTAAGAGCTAACGATGCTCACAAGATTTTAGGTTATCACTCTTTGGCATTATCAATGCAAACACTAGACGATTGGTCATGGTTAGGCTTTTCTCCATACGTATCCTTTCTATGGATATCAGCACTAGAAGCACTAAATGAAGCGTCAAAACTACTCAGTAACCCTCAAAACTACGAGGTAAAAGAGCTAATAGAAAAAGTTAATAAATACTTATGGAATGGGGAGTATTATATGGACTGGTATGATCCCATTTCAAATTTAAGAGATGACTCGTCAAATGCATCCCAAATAACGGGTGACTGGTATGTTCAAATGTTGGATCTTCCAGAATTTTTAGACTACGAGAGAAGGAAATCCGTGTTCTCCTCAATAATGAAGTATAACTACAGTGGAGAGGAGGGAGTTAGAAATGGCTCATCAAATGATGATATTACACCTTTAGGAGTTAAACTTTCAATACAATCAAAAGCTCCTTGGAGTGGCGTAGAGTATTATCTAGCATTACATATGTTTTATAGCGGTTTTGACGAATATGCGAAGAAGATTTTGAGGAATGTTTATGAGAGGTATGAGATTGCAGGTAATTTCTGGAACCATATTGAGTGGGGCGCGAGATATATGAGACCATTAGTGGCTTTAAGCATGATTTACGCTATTGAAGGTATGAAGGTTAATATGTTAAACAACGAGGTCATTATAGGCAAAAGTAAGAATTTGAAGTGGATATTGTTACTTCCTACAGCGTGGGGCTTGCTAATAGTTAATAATGGAAAGATAAGGATAAAGATTTCTCATGGAGAGTTTAAAGGTAAAATAAATGGAGTTGTTACTACCTTAAAAGAGAACGAAGAAATAGAAATATAA
- a CDS encoding glycoside hydrolase family 2 TIM barrel-domain containing protein: protein MRSFYRPKIDLQGFWKFKIDSENVGEKNEWGKGLESEDIIYVPASWNEQNPQWDQFSSIAWYQKDLFVSSYESKKAWIVFEGAGYITKLWINGEYVGTHEGSFTQFKFPIKLNTNEFNKIVVKIDNTPSPYNLPPAKDLNIAAFDFFNYGGIQRPVYIEFVDECHVEDITVYTKSNGHLKVEILPECNQKHSLRFKLVDKEGKALLDEESSNEIYEKDVGNVTPWSPDNPYLYTLIVEIYVDENLKDSIYERIGFRDVEVKNGRIYLNGKPIFLKGFGRHEDFPILGKFMYGAVLVRDFYLMRKIGANSFRTSHYPYSNEHLDLADEMGFLVILEPPLCYSNISRVMSQEEIAKMFSDIKYFEKVKHTIKEMIRQHKNRPSVIMYSVMNEPPSDMYEVAEFIKKEVKFLKTLDSSRPVTFASHRSVRDLALEYVDIISLNYYHGWYTEWGDIDSGVRTVAMELEEIHKKFPEKPIIITEFGADAIYGLHSDPPQMWSEEYQSEMIRKYIEALRKNNYIVGFHIWNFADFRTPQNPGRTILNRKGIFTRDRQPKSAAKVVEELFKNKLSS, encoded by the coding sequence ATGAGATCGTTTTATAGGCCAAAAATAGATCTTCAAGGCTTTTGGAAATTCAAGATAGATAGTGAGAATGTTGGGGAAAAGAACGAGTGGGGTAAAGGTTTAGAATCTGAAGATATTATTTACGTGCCGGCTTCTTGGAATGAGCAAAACCCACAATGGGATCAGTTTTCTAGTATAGCGTGGTATCAGAAGGATCTGTTTGTTAGTAGTTATGAGAGTAAGAAGGCTTGGATAGTATTTGAGGGGGCAGGATACATCACAAAACTTTGGATTAATGGAGAATATGTAGGAACTCATGAGGGATCATTTACACAATTCAAATTTCCAATTAAACTTAATACTAATGAATTTAATAAAATAGTAGTAAAGATAGATAACACACCATCACCCTACAACTTACCCCCAGCTAAAGATCTAAACATTGCAGCATTTGACTTCTTCAACTATGGAGGGATCCAGAGACCAGTTTACATAGAGTTTGTAGATGAATGTCACGTAGAAGATATAACAGTATATACTAAATCCAATGGACATCTAAAGGTAGAGATTTTGCCAGAATGTAATCAAAAGCACAGCCTAAGATTTAAATTAGTTGATAAAGAGGGAAAAGCCCTATTAGATGAGGAGAGTAGTAACGAAATATATGAAAAAGATGTAGGTAATGTTACGCCGTGGTCTCCAGATAATCCTTACTTATACACTCTCATAGTGGAAATATACGTTGATGAAAATCTGAAGGACTCGATTTATGAACGTATAGGCTTTAGAGATGTAGAGGTGAAGAATGGCAGAATATACTTGAACGGTAAGCCCATATTCTTAAAGGGCTTTGGAAGACATGAGGATTTTCCAATACTAGGTAAATTTATGTACGGGGCAGTATTAGTTAGGGATTTTTACCTTATGAGAAAAATTGGAGCTAACTCGTTTAGAACTTCCCACTACCCTTATTCAAATGAACATTTAGATTTAGCCGATGAAATGGGATTTTTGGTCATATTAGAGCCACCTTTATGTTATTCCAATATTAGTAGGGTGATGAGCCAAGAGGAGATTGCTAAGATGTTCAGTGATATAAAGTACTTCGAAAAGGTAAAGCATACGATAAAGGAAATGATTAGGCAACATAAAAATAGACCTTCAGTAATAATGTATAGCGTTATGAATGAACCCCCTAGCGATATGTATGAAGTTGCAGAGTTTATAAAGAAAGAAGTTAAATTCTTGAAGACTTTGGATTCTTCTAGGCCAGTAACTTTCGCCTCTCATAGATCAGTACGAGACCTAGCGTTAGAATATGTTGACATAATCTCCTTAAACTATTATCATGGGTGGTATACTGAGTGGGGAGATATTGATAGTGGTGTAAGGACTGTCGCAATGGAATTAGAGGAAATTCATAAGAAGTTTCCAGAGAAGCCAATAATCATTACCGAATTTGGTGCTGATGCAATATATGGCCTTCATAGCGATCCTCCCCAAATGTGGTCGGAGGAATATCAAAGTGAAATGATAAGAAAGTATATAGAAGCCTTAAGGAAGAACAATTACATAGTAGGCTTTCACATTTGGAACTTTGCTGACTTTAGAACCCCTCAAAATCCAGGGAGAACAATACTTAATAGGAAAGGAATATTTACTAGAGATAGACAGCCTAAATCGGCAGCTAAAGTAGTTGAGGAATTATTCAAAAATAAATTGTCTTCTTAA
- a CDS encoding DUF2139 domain-containing protein: MKRSTKHSNGEVIYRNEKLGKPPRAAGNTYAALTWSKDLLFIGGWLKAPPGMIEVSQYERILKYQDMRMKYSHIHMIYDDDKVEILWSRK, encoded by the coding sequence TTGAAGAGATCAACAAAGCATTCCAATGGAGAAGTAATATATAGAAATGAAAAGTTAGGCAAGCCACCTAGAGCGGCAGGTAATACATATGCTGCATTAACTTGGTCTAAAGATTTATTATTCATAGGTGGATGGCTTAAGGCACCTCCAGGAATGATAGAGGTATCACAATATGAGAGAATTTTGAAATATCAGGATATGCGGATGAAGTATAGTCATATACACATGATATATGACGATGATAAAGTAGAAATTCTATGGAGTAGGAAGTGA